The Porites lutea chromosome 11, jaPorLute2.1, whole genome shotgun sequence genome contains the following window.
CCAACTCTCTTGTAAACTTCTTGCAATCTGGCAACGACCTTTTCGTCAAAATTGGCAACCGTTACCAAGTCAGAAAACCTTCTAACAAGTGGAAGGCCACAAAAGCGGCGAAAACTGGTGTAGCTAGGCAGTCCACGATCATGCCCTCTTCTAAGGTTAATAGCGATTAAGTCAGACGTATCACCTTCACCGCGACTTAGGTTTTCTTGGACTGAAGTTGAAAAACGCCTGttcgacaaaacaaaaaaacaaaagagatcAGTAAGTAAAATAGAAGAAAGGCGGAAAAGGAGTGCATTGCGCGGCAACCTAAAGATCAGTCAACCTCGTCCACAGGACTAACCTATCTGTAGGTTGCAGTGAATTCGGTGATTTCCAAACTATAAACTCTTATCCAAAgcgaagacagatagtgagtagaGTGTATAATAATGGCGCCGATTGGATGCCTATGCAGAGTATGTTGTAACCACTTGATTACCATGATCAAAGTGAAAGCTTTTCAAGGGTCTTCAAGGTACAGAACAGAACGCAGTACAATTCTTTGAATTTGGCTATTAATAATAAAACCTCCTCTAGCCCGCCAAGTGTGAGCTCGGATCCTTCGAACTGACGCTAAATCATCTCTTGCAAAGTTTCGCGAATCCGCGCGAATCGGTCTTAAACTTATCAGGCTCACAACTATGCATGCCCTGAAAGTAAGACTGAGCTTTTCTCCTAAACAAGCAAACTAAACAAATCAAAAGGACTGCGTGTACGTGAATGCGATAAATTCACTTACCCGTCAGCTTTCGCTGCAGGATCTTTAAGTAAGCCCCTCAAAATGGCGTCGACGCCACCTTTACAAGCATCGTACAAGGGTGCTGGGTTATTGAAGTCCAGTACTGGGATTGGCTGGAGTTGTAATTTGTCTTTGCTACATTTGCTGCATTTGTGTTCAAAGCCATCTTGAGAGAATCGATTGAAAAGCTCTTGAACCAAACTGTGGCCAAATCGATATGCAGCTACGGCAAAGGCTGTTAATATTTGCGCATTGACCTCTTTGTTATAGCCTGTGAAATACTCCTCTCCCTCAAGAAGTACAAGATCAAATTCTTTTCTCTAAATAGTtgtgaaaataaacaaacataaaataaacctttttttgtCATGTAAACGAATGCAATATAACATTGTTTGCGTTTTATGCATAATCACGCGTAGAGCTAAATACAAATGTAAAGAAGGAGACTATTCTGTTAGAAGTTAAAGGTAAATGGTCGAAAAATGCGTATTTATTCTAGGTTTAGTAGCTTGAAATAATCATCATCTGGCTTGAAATCCTGAGTCCTGCGGTGCACTTATTTACCTTTCTCTCTCCGTCATTGCTTCATTTTACGGTtaattaaaggggctgtgtctaGTTCATATTCTCTGATAATGACAATTACGCGTCTTTGTTCGCTATTCGAACTTCAGAAATTACttttgaatgacaaaatcagggCTTCGAGTCAAACAATTAAATATGTCTTTTAAGCATTAAATCAAACTATATCAAACGTTATAAACAACTAAAAGTGAACTTGCATGTATTGAATAACATGAAAAACTGTTAAGCtaacaagttttaaaaaccGCAATTGTCATCTGGCGTTTCAATCTTCCTCAAGTGTATTGACTATGTTTATGCtctcttttaatattttgattggttattttactttttaactaAATTAGGTGGCATTTCCCACCGTTTTAATTGTAATAAAGTTCGTGACAAAGCCACACGGAAAGAGAAAGAGGTCCAAACGAAGAATTGAGCTCAGTCCTTTGAATTTAACTCGGGACCTCTGGCACAGAAGACCGCACCCCAAACCCGGCGAGGAGCCTCTTAAAGAGCTGTGGGTAAATTTAAGTTTTAAATACCAAATTTCTAATCGAGTATAGTACGGTTAGAGCTTCCCTTCTTTTGAGTGGTTACGTGCGAATTCAGTGTTTTTATAGCGGCTTTTTAGAGTAATGAGTTGGGATCTCTTGTTTACCAGAGAAAGTTCACGAGCACTGGGCTTGATTGTAGTTTGCTTGTGTCCGTTTATTTCCTCTCCTCAACGAAAAATTCCCGTTTCTTCCCACGTGTCAACCCTCTATTTGAGGCCACTCTCGTAAGCCACCGCTCCGCTGACCTTTTTTGTTAATCACCGACTGGATATCAGTTTCTTCTCTCTTTCTTCAGTTTCATGTTCGCCCTCTCAGACAACACCCGAACTGAACAAATTAACTTCTTGGTCAAATTCAGGGTTATACGTAATAGAAACGCCAACGGCTTAATACTGTATTATCTTCGAAAACTTCGAATgtgataagaaataaaaataaagctgTTTTATCATTTCATCAGGCTGTATTTTAGTTATAAACTAACAACAATGTGCTAATATACGTcccaagttaggctattttttgtcgataaaaggaaacctaaaattgtcGGGTTCAAAAATGTGATAGAGAGAGGAATTATAAAATGTCTCATtttcgtaatacgtcaaatttcatCTAATATTTCGGGAAAATGATactcaagcccttgtaatttcgaaaagactcatgTACCCCTAGGATGACGgaacagatgcaaattttacatcgccgcttagaatgcatttctagagatctaagagtactttggatagcctaaaaagtgttttcaatgtatttaggaggaaaccgccgttgggtgcccctggaatGAGAAGCGCCGCTCTAACCTTACTTGAATTCAAAGTAATTGACATTTAAAACAGAAACCTACTCATGTACTTTCCACCTCGTTAACACGGGTCCGGACAAAACGCTTTGAACAGGGGACGAAGTTTTTACCTGTGCAACCCGTGTTACACGGAACTTTTCGATTTCTGTTACAGATTGCGGTACTGTTTTGGGtgttcaaaacaatctgaaggaCGAGTAGTACTGCGAATAAAGTACAACTAACATGttatgctttctggaaatttttaaggctcggaaattaggcaagggatttttttgggggttaaCTTGTGGtgcagggattttttgggttttgattgtTGCCCCCATACGatatccccgtcacttgaaatctggagacATGCTAAAAAGGTAGGGTGTAGCTTTGCAGAGACCTACCGTGTGCTCACTCAAAAGTAATGGCAGGAACTCGCCGTATGTTATGACTTGTAGCTCTGCTCCGACGATTCTTCTGGTTTCTTGATAAATCTTTTCGGGGTCCCAGTCTGTATTCTTTATGAAAAATGTTGCGATACGGTTGTGTTCACGCACGAAGATAGTATGGACCGAGTTAAGACCTGTAGGTTTAGAAATATCATAATTAGTTTTTCTTTGTGTACTGAGTAAAGTACCCGAGGACTTGGTCTTAATTTCTGCACATATTTGCTCTACTGTACTGAGAATGACTTGTATAATTAGTAATAGTATCTTATAAAGGAAAGatcaattttttatttccatGCAGCAGCATTTCAGGTTGCAGGAGCTTCGTTACCCTGCAAAAAACGGAACTTACTGGATTGGAGCAAAATGTACTTATGCGTGCAAAGCGTACCTAAAGTATCAACCTACACTTAGTCCTATCGCTCTTAAACAGTTTTATCGAGGGAGATGAATTAATCCCTGATTTCTCTGTTGTTTTCCTCAAAGGAGGTGTGTGCGAAATGGGTGATGATTAAAATAGGTTCAAAAGTAGGGGTTCTTCGTCCTGTTTTAATAGTGTAACGTTGCGTCACTGGAGGTATGAAATATTGCACGAGAAAATTACTCATCTCTCgagtttttgtctttctttctttcttcttcttgttttttttcggGAAAGGAATTACAGGAAAAGTGTTTCATGACACGAGGATACCCTGGGTAtcagaggttttttcttgcgCACGATGATCAAGAGCAGCGGAGAAGTCTCGGgggccgacacatcttcggtCGAAAGCCGAAGCCACGAGCAGCAAAGCCCGAAATCGGAATCCGTGCACGAAAAGTCTCTGACACCCAGGAAGCTCAGAGTGATGAATTTATGTGGATGGCCCCGCCTATCTTACCAGGGTTCTCATTGTTTCGTATGTCTCCGCTGAAAAAGCATGgttcaaaaaaatttcttgttggGCAGAAACCGTCGATTTGAGCAGGCAGTAAGCTTTTGAATTGGCAGCCATGTGgatgcttcatgacctctaggAGGCCGTCTGCATCACGAAGTAATTCAGCAATCTCATCAGTTGATCCATACACGTTAGATGCGTCAATATAGGCTGTTATTGTGTTCGGATGCTCTCGAACTTCTAGTTTGCAAAAAGAATCTGGTTTGATGAAAGCCTCTCTCTCCATTTCAATAAATGTAATCCCTCTGTCAAGGAACGTCTTATCGCTTTTGGGAATATGAATGTTGATACATTCAGGTTCTTCCTTGTCCTCGGGTGGCTCACAGTTAACTCCCTGTGCCTCCGCCAGCGACAGGTCGTGGTCCATGAACTGTCCAAAGTTCATAGCCAGATGGGACAGTACTCTAGAATTAGGATTTAAGCCATCTGCGTTGCTGCCGTGAACTTTGAAACTTACTTCTCTGGTGTTTGGAAGCGGGTGACCAGTCACTGATTCTCGAAGGGTTGAGATGCAATCCCCATAATCGGCTGGTATAAGTCGTTCGAATTTTGTGTTGATTGATCCAAATTCTGGGTTTTTTAGGTTGTTGCAGGTTCCATTGATTGTGCGATATTTGGCGTCCTCATCACATTCTATGGATTCCTCTTCTTCAGGCATAATTCTCATTGCTCGCCGGAGGATGATTCTTTTACACCTTCTAACTTGTGCGCTCCTGTTAGAAGATAATAATATTAGGAAGTTGTAGAAAGAGACCTGTTTAGCACTGGTCTTaatctgttttaattttataaaactaGAAATTAGTTATCCAACAGCGATGGGAATCTTGGTGCGCTTCGACTTTTGTGCGCTCCTTAGCAGTACTGTAATGCCTCGGTTAACGCCGAGAGGAGCCACCCTCCCAACTGAGTCAACTTTAAAAAGCGTTCGAAGATCACCTCTTTACTCGAGCCTCCAACTGACAAAAGCGCCTACGCATCACATTGGCCCAGTTGACTTcactgggcgagccaaagtgtttatatggagagAAGTTGTAATGGCTAGGGGGGTGACCTTGACATCGAAAAAGGGTGACCCAGCTAGACGAGTCACCTTTCTAGCCGAgtcaacttttcttttctcataAATTTGATAAGCGTGCAATATGTGTGCTTAAACAGTGCAGcctgttattatttttagaaaagtaatttattatttacagtcttccactcgcgcttgttatAGGAACCCTGATTAAACTTTCGCTTAACCGCagttggctatctaccatctcattTCTGGCCCATGCTCttgtaacaaaataacaaacaataGTGAACTTAAgtaaaggcgtttttgagcgaagTCGcccgtcaaccggaagtggacgttttgcattcttgggcagtggttttgcccaGGTTATAAGTCTGAGTAAGGGTAAAAACACTTTGCAATACACGTTTAGAAGCATCTAGGCGTACAAAAAGTTTCTTGGCTAAAAAAAAggtctttgcttaagcttcctaatgTCCGAAAGTAGCGGTGATTGTCACAGGCAGTCGAAGCTCTCGGAATATGTCCTATAATTGTGAAGAGGAAAGAAATTACCTCTTCGAAAGTAGGGGAAATAACATCGtgacatgaaaagaaaaacccaTTGCAATGAGTTGACTTCCCAGTGAGGGTACTACGGATTTCAAGTGAGGgagatgatcgaaggatttgtttgggtttgaaattttccattccgggattttttggggtaggaaaatttggcaattgcaagtatttttttggtggcttgatttaagtcACGGTagtgattttttgggggtatttaAAACAATATAAAGAGTCGTGGTAGTGCCCCGTATCTCGGCCGCGTAGTTCTGCCAATGAAGTACAACCAAACTTGTTTTCCGGCCGTTTTATTATTGCTCCCGAAGGGTTTTCGCCCAGAAGGGGAGATctcgaggaggcactctagtagctcgcgcgtatattaagaaAAGCACTTTCAcggttgaaatatacagtcagtatgtcAGAAAAAATCTctatttgcttgaacaggggccgcatGGAGTCGtttggtaatgatgacgtttcggTCGTTCGCGCCCGCAAGTATTAaagagatggttaggatgacgtaaaacagaaaattccGAAGGGACCggttaggtagattttgtgacatttattgtacagtcatacttcaatactcttttgcgttacgtgttatcagtgacattctgtggagcagctgttttgaaagttatggaccaaaagacactcgttaagcgcagttGAAGTTATAatgtgcgtataactgtgtatatataaacacttggagagtttgcctgacacgagttcacaaatctttcattggaaacaatttgacagacactctttctctctctttgaggGAATAAGACCCAGTCCACAAACAAGCAAGAAGAGTGAATGACTaatagcttatcactagcagagcgatagacgattacagaaattcgccgacaattaaattctgtgctgacttattccatGCTTACAGATGTCctatgaaatttaaaaaaagacttgaaagcGCGAGCGTAAATTGATAAACCTTtgaatttctaaggcttacattccggcaaataaaatgaactttaTGTAAAGATTGAAagacaaatagcgaaaaattgcAAGTTctaattaaattttttcttatggtttagaataaactgttctcgaaactgagaatgtttggATCAAAGCTATGTAAATCGGAGTGAATCAGAGCagggaaccttgcgtttcctgtttttatctcacctagtgcatggaatatgtgtgaaaattttctttatgaatcgatatatttgaaagagctacacaacgaccaATAATACTATTGACcaacaatatacagagcgggggcagctgtaatGTCAACTA
Protein-coding sequences here:
- the LOC140951966 gene encoding salivary peroxidase/catechol oxidase-like, which produces MTRRLLVSLVFLLAIDLVSAYVIEDTYSGAEEVLDAISNLEDVQERNLPKEPLVHIPRLKEKHKDSFLEVSQEDAFQTIKARAIELAENECNITVKERNLKKERESALRPYYQAYQHGSKNFMAEEEYNTAAKSEKCSACVLNTLCNETKIRDLLNINSSLSESAQVRRCKRIILRRAMRIMPEEEESIECDEDAKYRTINGTCNNLKNPEFGSINTKFERLIPADYGDCISTLRESVTGHPLPNTREVSFKVHGSNADGLNPNSRVLSHLAMNFGQFMDHDLSLAEAQGVNCEPPEDKEEPECINIHIPKSDKTFLDRGITFIEMEREAFIKPDSFCKLEVREHPNTITAYIDASNVYGSTDEIAELLRDADGLLEVMKHPHGCQFKSLLPAQIDGFCPTRNFFEPCFFSGDIRNNENPGLNSVHTIFVREHNRIATFFIKNTDWDPEKIYQETRRIVGAELQVITYGEFLPLLLSEHTRKEFDLVLLEGEEYFTGYNKEVNAQILTAFAVAAYRFGHSLVQELFNRFSQDGFEHKCSKCSKDKLQLQPIPVLDFNNPAPLYDACKGGVDAILRGLLKDPAAKADGRFSTSVQENLSRGEGDTSDLIAINLRRGHDRGLPSYTSFRRFCGLPLVRRFSDLVTVANFDEKVVARLQEVYKRVGDIDLFTGGMLEPSDPKGGELSATFQCILANQFKRTKIGDRFWHENAPNATLNTDKTALNRCQLKEIRKTRFSRIICDNSDDITSIQKDALMQSSVRCSCDELPKINLKAWTTDCPSSDSVYSDEPEDTHDEF